In Apium graveolens cultivar Ventura chromosome 10, ASM990537v1, whole genome shotgun sequence, the following are encoded in one genomic region:
- the LOC141692260 gene encoding uncharacterized protein LOC141692260 isoform X1, which translates to MAAKRRRNHTPLPWIAAIEALASNQTTPTSLLSVFVDLVNKIPGEFRENQGKNARELVCFRILESLSILEKGKSSDFLTRPGSSARVSPLDCCEHVLRQVQCKLSRGNQESEMSARDVEAFVRDKRSCLPKSALELLKDVILKESDLIPFSVKEMSGLLNKNHSARNAMRPERSDLDPIENPSVGDLSSGKMVMRDSATTNQEGSSSCKQLIVYKDPNITSLKRKQDAFCAEKVVEGKDSDSFSERRNVGDVHGAVFQHSVREESDLPREIQVDNLRETITFENVDYDRTASKKLKMSSTVGDAELLHNKLQGTCNVEKMTQGTAGKERGLNIRSDEAKKDCEGFVELETRGSSALFVNQGTKSVDGAKQNSEHSFSLTPDSVRCGEVKATLEHDQPETMGDDENDEILIRNSTILNSQHSHSQDSLATSNGTKKLCMVCNIGGQLLVCTYGSCQRVVHEKCMGVAPTFDAARSFYCPFCAYSKAISEYLESKKKYSLARRALVTFINREEYRMRNSSNISRRADQNILNESEICNKCVEQSRVENLVNSETEKSSSKNMRDKPSVSYDSSSRERTRNVTCGANEVVLEDKRNAERGSSVCFQSPSELEQQVPVLGAQNAETEISLHGGSEKLASVDKLQQVSHQPKSVALVENENKGEQHVASQAIPDCVIQNSKSQDMKIARGFKQHTGTEKEQDVSNQRPVLPSEPAKPTHSGVEKSSGEKKKSITHSSLRVRKKEPQYTYPSLPQLKRRKIPWSNAEVEALKAGVKRFASNHDTQMPWKTILEFGGDVFVNRTTIDLKDKWRNICKGSSEV; encoded by the exons ATGGCGGCAAAACGACGTCGTAATCACACTCCGCTTCCCTGGATTGCAGCAATTGAAGCCCTGGCCTCTAATCAAACTACTCCTACATCTCTTCTATCTG TGTTTGTAGATTTGGTAAACAAGATTCCGGGGGAATTTCGGGAGAATCAGGGGAAGAATGCCAGGGAATTGGTTTGCTTTAGAATTTTAGAGAGTTTATCGATTCTCGAAAAAGGAAAATCCAGTGATTTTTTAACTAGACCGGGTTCTAGTGCTCGTGTTAGTCCGTTGGATTGTTGTGAACATGTTCTTAGACAAGTACAATGTAAG TTGTCTAGAGGGAATCAGGAATCTGAAATGTCGGCGAGGGATGTTGAGGCGTTTGTTCGGGATAAAAGATCGTGTTTGCCTAAAAGCGCTTTGGAACTG CTGAAGGATGTGATTTTGAAAGAGAGCGATTTGATTCCCTTTTCTGTCAAGGAAATGAGTGGTTTGCTAAATAAAAATCATTCTGCTAGGAATGCAATGAGGCCTGAAAGGAGCGACCTTGATCCTATCGAGAACCCTTCCGTTGGGGACTTGTCATCTGGAAAGATGGTTATGAGGGACTCAGCTACTACTAATCAAGAGGGGTCATCTTCTTGCAAACAACTGATTGTGTACAAGGATCCTAATATTACTTCCCTGAAACGAAAGCAGGATGCGTTTTGTGCTGAAAAGGTGGTAGAGGGTAAAGACTCGGATTCTTTTAGTGAGAGAAGGAATGTTGGCGATGTTCATGGAGCTGTTTTCCAGCATAGTGTCAGAGAAGAGTCGGACTTGCCTAGAGAAATTCAGGTGGATAATTTAAGAGAGACCATTACTTTTGAGAATGTTGATTATGATCGTACTGCATCGAAGAAGCTTAAAATGAGCTCCACTGTCGGTGATGCCGAACTCTTGCATAATAAACTGCAAGGTACTTGTAATGTTGAAAAAATGACTCAAGGTACAGCTGGTAAAGAACGTGGCTTAAACATCAGGTCGGATGAAGCTAAAAAAGATTGTGAAGGCTTTGTTGAATTGGAAACAAGGGGCAGCTCAGCGCTGTTTGTCAATCAAGGCACAAAATCTGTTGATGGAGCCAAACAGAACTCTGAACATAGTTTTTCTCTGACCCCTGATAGTGTACGCTGTGGTGAGGTTAAAGCTACACTGGAGCATGATCAACCAGAAACCATGggtgatgatgaaaatgatgagATCCTTATAAGAAATAGTACAATTTTAAACTCTCAACATTCACACAGTCAAGATTCTTTGGCAACATCGAATGGAACGAAAAAACTTTGTATGGTGTGTAACATAGGTGGTCAGTTGTTGGTTTGTACTTATGGGTCCTGCCAAAGAGTGGTCCATGAGAAATGCATGGGGGTTGCACCCACCTTTGATGCAGCAAGGAGCTTTTACTGTCCATTTTGTGCATATTCAAAAGCAATTTCGGAGTACTTGGAGAGCAAAAAGAAGTACTCCTTGGCAAGGAGAGCTCTTGTGACCTTCATTAACCGAGAGGAATATCGAATGAGGAATTCCTCCAATATTTCTCGTAGGGCAGATCAGAATATCTTAAACGAATCTGAAATTTGCAATAAATGTGTTGAACAAAGCAGGGTTGAGAATCTTGTGAATAGTGAGACTGAAAAAAGTTCCAGCAAAAATATGAGAGACAAGCCTTCAGTATCCTATGATTCATCAAGTAGGGAAAGGACAAGAAATGTAACTTGCGGAGCAAATGAAGTTGTATTAGAAGACAAGAGAAATGCAGAAAGGGGTAGTTCTGTGTGCTTCCAGTCCCCAAGTGAACTAGAACAGCAGGTTCCTGTCCTAGGTGCCCAGAACGCTGAAACTGAGATTTCACTGCATGGAGGGAGTGAAAAACTTGCCTCAGTTGATAAACTTCAGCAAGTTTCACATCAGCCAAAAAGTGTGGCCCTAGTGGAAAATGAAAATAAAGGAGAGCAACATGTAGCATCCCAAGCTATCCCGGATTGCGTAATTCAGAACTCCAAATCCCAAGATATGAAAATTGCTCGTGGGTTTAAGCAACATACTGGAACTGAAAAGGAGCAGGATGTTTCTAATCAACGACCAGTTTTACCTTCTGAACCTGCAAAGCCAACACATTCTGGTGTAGAGAAAAGTTCAGGAGAGAAAAAGAAATCGATAACTCATTCCTCCTTAAGAGTCCGGAAGAAAGAACCGCAGTA
- the LOC141692260 gene encoding uncharacterized protein LOC141692260 isoform X2 yields the protein MAAKRRRNHTPLPWIAAIEALASNQTTPTSLLSDLVNKIPGEFRENQGKNARELVCFRILESLSILEKGKSSDFLTRPGSSARVSPLDCCEHVLRQVQCKLSRGNQESEMSARDVEAFVRDKRSCLPKSALELLKDVILKESDLIPFSVKEMSGLLNKNHSARNAMRPERSDLDPIENPSVGDLSSGKMVMRDSATTNQEGSSSCKQLIVYKDPNITSLKRKQDAFCAEKVVEGKDSDSFSERRNVGDVHGAVFQHSVREESDLPREIQVDNLRETITFENVDYDRTASKKLKMSSTVGDAELLHNKLQGTCNVEKMTQGTAGKERGLNIRSDEAKKDCEGFVELETRGSSALFVNQGTKSVDGAKQNSEHSFSLTPDSVRCGEVKATLEHDQPETMGDDENDEILIRNSTILNSQHSHSQDSLATSNGTKKLCMVCNIGGQLLVCTYGSCQRVVHEKCMGVAPTFDAARSFYCPFCAYSKAISEYLESKKKYSLARRALVTFINREEYRMRNSSNISRRADQNILNESEICNKCVEQSRVENLVNSETEKSSSKNMRDKPSVSYDSSSRERTRNVTCGANEVVLEDKRNAERGSSVCFQSPSELEQQVPVLGAQNAETEISLHGGSEKLASVDKLQQVSHQPKSVALVENENKGEQHVASQAIPDCVIQNSKSQDMKIARGFKQHTGTEKEQDVSNQRPVLPSEPAKPTHSGVEKSSGEKKKSITHSSLRVRKKEPQYTYPSLPQLKRRKIPWSNAEVEALKAGVKRFASNHDTQMPWKTILEFGGDVFVNRTTIDLKDKWRNICKGSSEV from the exons ATGGCGGCAAAACGACGTCGTAATCACACTCCGCTTCCCTGGATTGCAGCAATTGAAGCCCTGGCCTCTAATCAAACTACTCCTACATCTCTTCTATCTG ATTTGGTAAACAAGATTCCGGGGGAATTTCGGGAGAATCAGGGGAAGAATGCCAGGGAATTGGTTTGCTTTAGAATTTTAGAGAGTTTATCGATTCTCGAAAAAGGAAAATCCAGTGATTTTTTAACTAGACCGGGTTCTAGTGCTCGTGTTAGTCCGTTGGATTGTTGTGAACATGTTCTTAGACAAGTACAATGTAAG TTGTCTAGAGGGAATCAGGAATCTGAAATGTCGGCGAGGGATGTTGAGGCGTTTGTTCGGGATAAAAGATCGTGTTTGCCTAAAAGCGCTTTGGAACTG CTGAAGGATGTGATTTTGAAAGAGAGCGATTTGATTCCCTTTTCTGTCAAGGAAATGAGTGGTTTGCTAAATAAAAATCATTCTGCTAGGAATGCAATGAGGCCTGAAAGGAGCGACCTTGATCCTATCGAGAACCCTTCCGTTGGGGACTTGTCATCTGGAAAGATGGTTATGAGGGACTCAGCTACTACTAATCAAGAGGGGTCATCTTCTTGCAAACAACTGATTGTGTACAAGGATCCTAATATTACTTCCCTGAAACGAAAGCAGGATGCGTTTTGTGCTGAAAAGGTGGTAGAGGGTAAAGACTCGGATTCTTTTAGTGAGAGAAGGAATGTTGGCGATGTTCATGGAGCTGTTTTCCAGCATAGTGTCAGAGAAGAGTCGGACTTGCCTAGAGAAATTCAGGTGGATAATTTAAGAGAGACCATTACTTTTGAGAATGTTGATTATGATCGTACTGCATCGAAGAAGCTTAAAATGAGCTCCACTGTCGGTGATGCCGAACTCTTGCATAATAAACTGCAAGGTACTTGTAATGTTGAAAAAATGACTCAAGGTACAGCTGGTAAAGAACGTGGCTTAAACATCAGGTCGGATGAAGCTAAAAAAGATTGTGAAGGCTTTGTTGAATTGGAAACAAGGGGCAGCTCAGCGCTGTTTGTCAATCAAGGCACAAAATCTGTTGATGGAGCCAAACAGAACTCTGAACATAGTTTTTCTCTGACCCCTGATAGTGTACGCTGTGGTGAGGTTAAAGCTACACTGGAGCATGATCAACCAGAAACCATGggtgatgatgaaaatgatgagATCCTTATAAGAAATAGTACAATTTTAAACTCTCAACATTCACACAGTCAAGATTCTTTGGCAACATCGAATGGAACGAAAAAACTTTGTATGGTGTGTAACATAGGTGGTCAGTTGTTGGTTTGTACTTATGGGTCCTGCCAAAGAGTGGTCCATGAGAAATGCATGGGGGTTGCACCCACCTTTGATGCAGCAAGGAGCTTTTACTGTCCATTTTGTGCATATTCAAAAGCAATTTCGGAGTACTTGGAGAGCAAAAAGAAGTACTCCTTGGCAAGGAGAGCTCTTGTGACCTTCATTAACCGAGAGGAATATCGAATGAGGAATTCCTCCAATATTTCTCGTAGGGCAGATCAGAATATCTTAAACGAATCTGAAATTTGCAATAAATGTGTTGAACAAAGCAGGGTTGAGAATCTTGTGAATAGTGAGACTGAAAAAAGTTCCAGCAAAAATATGAGAGACAAGCCTTCAGTATCCTATGATTCATCAAGTAGGGAAAGGACAAGAAATGTAACTTGCGGAGCAAATGAAGTTGTATTAGAAGACAAGAGAAATGCAGAAAGGGGTAGTTCTGTGTGCTTCCAGTCCCCAAGTGAACTAGAACAGCAGGTTCCTGTCCTAGGTGCCCAGAACGCTGAAACTGAGATTTCACTGCATGGAGGGAGTGAAAAACTTGCCTCAGTTGATAAACTTCAGCAAGTTTCACATCAGCCAAAAAGTGTGGCCCTAGTGGAAAATGAAAATAAAGGAGAGCAACATGTAGCATCCCAAGCTATCCCGGATTGCGTAATTCAGAACTCCAAATCCCAAGATATGAAAATTGCTCGTGGGTTTAAGCAACATACTGGAACTGAAAAGGAGCAGGATGTTTCTAATCAACGACCAGTTTTACCTTCTGAACCTGCAAAGCCAACACATTCTGGTGTAGAGAAAAGTTCAGGAGAGAAAAAGAAATCGATAACTCATTCCTCCTTAAGAGTCCGGAAGAAAGAACCGCAGTA